From the genome of Nitrosopumilus sp., one region includes:
- a CDS encoding FAD-dependent oxidoreductase, which yields MANNFDILIIGGGILGTSISYFLSFLNKSMKIAVVEQANKVAFHTSGRNTGKVHAPYLYNPEKKKLFAKAAFHGYEMWEKYVKLRDLPFKKDGVIEVALDQKGVDVLEKYLRWGKQNGLSDSDIKLMSSEEMKKIEPEIKCQAALHVYKDASTNYSILTHSIMKDSKENGTSFLLNSRVSKIRKEKDQWSITLSDGREIYAKFLINAAGGEAIDIAHEAGIAKNLTDVHFRGEYWKVPKKYNNLTKTSVYSVPEFPDYPFLDPHWIIRVDGSCEVGPNAVPVFSPYGYGKSENIKKFVPKILEMLGSGARKAILDRQFQEMAINEIQSSVSKSKMINRVKRFLPVIDADKIIKRGTAGIRSSVINENGKFVPDVILENDEMSFHILNYNSPGATGVLPFSAHIVNILNKEGLLRNESPDAQCGPWKFTEILEKLGE from the coding sequence CTGGCAAATAATTTTGACATATTGATAATCGGAGGAGGCATACTTGGAACTTCAATCTCATACTTTCTGTCGTTTCTAAACAAATCAATGAAAATAGCAGTGGTTGAGCAAGCTAACAAAGTTGCATTTCACACAAGCGGAAGAAACACGGGAAAAGTTCATGCCCCATATCTATACAATCCCGAAAAGAAAAAGTTGTTTGCAAAAGCTGCGTTCCACGGTTATGAAATGTGGGAAAAGTATGTAAAATTGAGAGACTTGCCGTTTAAAAAAGACGGGGTAATCGAAGTTGCATTAGATCAAAAAGGCGTTGACGTTCTTGAAAAATATCTCAGATGGGGAAAGCAAAACGGTCTGAGTGACAGCGACATCAAACTGATGAGCAGTGAAGAAATGAAAAAGATAGAACCCGAAATAAAATGCCAAGCCGCCCTACACGTTTACAAAGATGCCTCAACAAACTACTCCATACTTACTCATTCCATAATGAAAGACAGTAAAGAAAACGGTACAAGTTTTCTGTTAAATTCCAGAGTAAGTAAAATAAGAAAAGAGAAGGACCAGTGGTCCATCACGTTAAGCGATGGTCGTGAGATATATGCAAAATTTTTGATCAATGCAGCAGGAGGAGAAGCCATAGATATTGCCCATGAAGCAGGAATCGCAAAAAATCTCACGGATGTGCATTTTAGAGGAGAATATTGGAAAGTCCCTAAAAAATACAACAACCTGACAAAGACAAGCGTGTATTCAGTTCCTGAATTTCCAGATTATCCATTTTTAGATCCGCATTGGATCATCAGGGTAGACGGAAGCTGTGAGGTGGGACCCAATGCGGTTCCGGTGTTTAGTCCGTATGGATACGGTAAATCAGAAAACATAAAGAAATTTGTGCCAAAGATACTAGAAATGTTAGGTTCGGGTGCAAGAAAGGCAATTCTGGACAGGCAATTTCAGGAGATGGCGATTAACGAGATACAGTCATCAGTTTCAAAGTCAAAAATGATCAACAGGGTAAAGCGATTCTTGCCCGTCATAGATGCAGATAAAATTATCAAAAGGGGAACTGCAGGAATAAGATCATCAGTGATAAATGAGAATGGTAAATTTGTACCAGATGTAATTTTGGAAAATGATGAAATGTCATTTCATATTTTAAATTATAATTCACCAGGAGCTACTGGGGTATTACCTTTTTCTGCACACATAGTAAACATCCTAAACAAGGAAGGATTGCTAAGAAACGAATCCCCAGATGCACAATGCGGTCCATGGAAATTTACAGAAATTTTAGAGAAGTTGGGAGAATAG
- a CDS encoding D-glycerate dehydrogenase, with translation MKKKVFLTRALHDFVLKQLRKRYDVEVHSGKIPIPQTKLHSKIKEIDGLICFPYDKIDKEGIESAKNLKIISTYSVGFDHIDTVHAKKKKIRVGYTPEVLTDATANLAFSLLLDISRRVSEGDRIIRNGKWKEVYGAFDYVGVDLKDKTLGILGLGRIGEMLAKRAKAFDMKITYHNRKHVSKTKEKILNAQYVSFEKLISQSDFISIHVPHTAETDRMFGMKVFKKMKESAYLINTSRGKVINEKDLVEALKKKMISGAGLDVFETEPIKSNHPLVKLSNVILAPHIGSSTEETRRKMAEIAVKNLNLGMNGKKPAYSVGY, from the coding sequence ATGAAAAAGAAGGTGTTTCTTACAAGGGCTTTGCACGACTTTGTACTGAAACAGTTAAGAAAAAGATACGATGTTGAAGTTCATTCTGGAAAAATCCCAATTCCGCAGACCAAGTTGCATTCAAAGATCAAAGAGATAGACGGGCTCATTTGTTTTCCATACGACAAAATAGACAAGGAAGGAATTGAATCTGCAAAAAATCTTAAAATAATAAGCACCTATAGCGTAGGTTTTGATCACATAGACACAGTACATGCCAAGAAAAAGAAAATACGTGTGGGATATACTCCAGAAGTACTAACTGATGCCACAGCCAATCTGGCATTCTCATTACTGCTTGATATTTCAAGAAGGGTTTCAGAAGGTGACAGAATCATTCGTAACGGAAAATGGAAAGAAGTGTATGGTGCCTTTGACTACGTGGGGGTAGACCTAAAGGACAAAACCCTTGGGATTTTAGGATTGGGAAGGATTGGTGAGATGCTTGCAAAGAGGGCAAAGGCATTCGATATGAAAATTACATATCACAACAGAAAACATGTTTCAAAGACCAAAGAAAAAATTCTGAATGCCCAATACGTGTCGTTTGAAAAATTGATTTCACAAAGCGACTTTATTTCTATTCACGTGCCCCATACAGCAGAGACAGACAGGATGTTTGGGATGAAGGTTTTTAAAAAAATGAAAGAATCTGCGTATCTGATCAACACGTCAAGGGGAAAAGTGATCAACGAGAAGGATCTTGTTGAAGCGTTAAAGAAAAAGATGATCTCGGGGGCAGGATTGGACGTATTTGAGACAGAGCCAATTAAGAGCAATCACCCGCTGGTCAAATTGTCAAACGTGATACTGGCACCGCACATAGGCAGTTCCACAGAAGAGACAAGGAGAAAGATGGCCGAAATTGCCGTAAAAAATTTGAATCTCGGCATGAATGGTAAAAAACCTGCATATTCAGTAGGATACTGA
- a CDS encoding 2-oxoacid:acceptor oxidoreductase subunit alpha, protein MSSVDFTWLIGGPQGSGVESGANIFSKVCAEMGYQVFGKREFYSNIKGEHSYFTVRIANKKIHSNVNDVTLMTSFDAETIFRHYDEVMSGGGIIYDSDLEDTKTDSVRTLDAPFKERLHKELESKNKPFTITGVLDIAKENGVKLFPVSFKSILEALSEETENPRLKGLVRMFNVIGVSLSLGLVKMPPDTLQKTIGSIFSRKPEVAKINQQTANYSYNYATAKFEIFNHALLRTEKEPETLLVQGFHGTALGKIACGCRFQPYYPITPASDESVFLETNELLDVIDERPGSVAVIQTEDEICAMGMTIGGALTGTRSSTCTSGPGFALMTEMLGWAGMNEVPVVITNYQRSGPSTGLPTRHGQDDLLFSVHAGHGDFPKIVYASGEIEESFYDTGNCFNYADVFQVPVIHLMDKFHASSVITCKRFDPHKISVNRGKLLEKVDDDYRRFEFTDDGISPRSRLGMDNGIFWNTGDESDETGHITEDPILRVKMMDKRMSRLDLILKSIPKVEQAISFGVEEYSIISWGSTIGPVLDAIDLLKKEGISIGLVQLKLLHPFPSEYVSSLLKDATTIIDIEANHSGQMGKLFKQNVGRDIDYFILKYSGRAMTCTEVYDSLKKIVQKKADKREVLMHGA, encoded by the coding sequence ATGAGTTCTGTTGATTTCACTTGGCTAATAGGTGGTCCGCAAGGAAGCGGGGTAGAGTCTGGTGCCAACATATTCTCAAAGGTTTGCGCGGAGATGGGCTATCAGGTGTTTGGGAAAAGAGAATTCTATTCCAACATAAAGGGAGAGCACAGCTATTTCACGGTCAGGATTGCAAATAAGAAAATCCATTCAAACGTAAATGATGTCACGTTGATGACGTCATTTGACGCCGAAACTATCTTTCGTCACTATGATGAGGTAATGTCTGGAGGGGGAATCATTTATGATTCTGATCTGGAGGATACAAAAACTGATTCTGTACGAACGCTTGACGCCCCGTTCAAGGAAAGACTACACAAAGAGCTGGAATCAAAAAACAAGCCGTTTACAATTACTGGGGTTTTGGACATTGCAAAAGAAAACGGCGTCAAGCTGTTTCCAGTATCTTTCAAGTCCATTCTTGAGGCCCTTTCAGAAGAAACAGAAAATCCCCGTCTAAAGGGACTGGTCAGGATGTTCAATGTGATTGGAGTGTCCCTGTCTTTGGGACTGGTCAAGATGCCTCCTGACACATTGCAAAAGACGATAGGATCAATATTTTCAAGAAAGCCTGAGGTTGCAAAAATCAACCAGCAGACTGCAAACTATTCTTATAATTACGCCACTGCAAAATTTGAAATCTTTAACCATGCATTACTCAGGACAGAAAAAGAACCTGAGACCCTCCTGGTACAGGGGTTCCATGGAACTGCACTGGGAAAAATTGCATGCGGTTGCAGGTTCCAGCCATATTATCCAATCACTCCTGCGTCTGATGAATCCGTTTTCCTTGAAACAAATGAGCTCTTGGATGTCATAGATGAGCGTCCAGGATCCGTTGCAGTAATTCAGACAGAAGATGAAATTTGCGCGATGGGAATGACTATTGGAGGGGCATTGACTGGAACCCGTTCTTCCACATGTACATCTGGCCCTGGATTTGCCTTGATGACTGAGATGCTGGGATGGGCCGGAATGAACGAAGTACCTGTGGTCATTACCAATTATCAGCGAAGCGGACCGTCAACTGGTCTTCCTACAAGACATGGTCAGGATGATCTGCTTTTTTCCGTACATGCTGGACATGGAGACTTTCCAAAAATTGTTTATGCCTCTGGGGAAATTGAAGAGAGCTTCTATGATACGGGTAACTGCTTTAACTATGCTGATGTCTTTCAGGTTCCTGTAATCCACCTGATGGACAAGTTTCATGCAAGCTCAGTTATCACATGCAAGAGATTTGATCCTCATAAGATATCCGTTAACAGGGGCAAGCTCTTGGAAAAAGTAGATGATGATTACAGGCGGTTTGAATTTACTGATGATGGGATATCTCCACGATCCAGACTGGGAATGGATAATGGAATATTTTGGAATACCGGTGACGAGTCTGATGAAACAGGTCACATTACCGAAGATCCAATTTTACGCGTTAAGATGATGGACAAGCGAATGTCCCGTCTGGATTTGATTCTAAAGAGCATTCCCAAGGTGGAACAGGCTATATCTTTTGGAGTAGAGGAGTATTCCATTATCTCATGGGGTTCCACGATCGGTCCAGTTCTTGATGCGATTGATCTGCTAAAGAAAGAGGGAATCTCAATTGGACTGGTTCAGTTGAAGCTGCTGCATCCTTTTCCAAGCGAATACGTCTCTTCGCTGCTAAAAGATGCCACTACCATAATTGACATTGAGGCAAATCATTCCGGACAGATGGGAAAACTGTTTAAGCAAAATGTGGGACGTGATATCGACTACTTCATCTTAAAATACAGTGGTCGTGCGATGACTTGTACTGAAGTTTATGATTCACTTAAGAAAATTGTTCAGAAAAAAGCAGACAAAAGAGAGGTTCTAATGCATGGCGCTTAA
- a CDS encoding 2-oxoacid:ferredoxin oxidoreductase subunit beta, which translates to MALKLADYKTDVHNDWCPGCGDFGIVNAIQMALAEMGIQRDKAAMFSGIGCSGKTSHYINTYGVHTLHGRVLTFAQGAKIANPDLTVVAVGGDGDGLGIGAGHFVAAGRRNVDMTYIIFDNGVYGLTKGQASPTLKLGEKTKSLPSPNTNSNVNPIGLAIASGFTFVARGYSYDVRHLKDLIVQAVQHKGLSFLDVLQPCPTYNDLNTRDWYAGTDLVDEAQKRHSRIYKLEDQEFEPVVHYNSEVEVNEKLSQALIKSLEWGNKIPTGVFYKNSLVSPYTERLKDKIPNYLENPPAKQNISKNGRSNTDISKILDSLEV; encoded by the coding sequence ATGGCGCTTAAGCTGGCTGACTACAAAACAGATGTCCATAATGATTGGTGTCCTGGTTGTGGGGATTTTGGAATAGTCAATGCAATTCAGATGGCATTAGCTGAGATGGGAATTCAGCGAGACAAGGCCGCGATGTTTTCCGGCATCGGATGCTCTGGCAAAACTTCTCATTACATCAACACGTATGGTGTTCACACGTTGCACGGAAGGGTTTTGACGTTTGCACAAGGCGCAAAAATCGCAAATCCCGACCTGACTGTAGTCGCAGTAGGTGGCGACGGTGATGGATTGGGAATCGGTGCAGGTCACTTTGTTGCAGCTGGGCGAAGAAATGTGGACATGACTTACATAATTTTTGACAATGGCGTGTATGGCTTGACAAAGGGACAGGCCTCTCCTACCCTAAAGCTTGGAGAGAAGACAAAATCACTGCCTTCACCAAACACTAATTCCAACGTCAATCCCATCGGATTGGCAATTGCAAGCGGCTTTACATTTGTGGCTCGTGGCTACTCTTATGATGTTCGACATCTAAAAGACCTGATTGTTCAGGCAGTTCAACACAAGGGTCTGTCGTTTCTCGATGTCTTGCAACCTTGTCCTACATACAATGATCTTAACACACGTGACTGGTATGCTGGAACTGATCTGGTTGACGAGGCGCAAAAACGACACTCAAGAATCTACAAACTGGAGGATCAGGAATTTGAACCCGTGGTACACTACAATTCCGAAGTTGAAGTCAACGAGAAGCTGTCTCAAGCATTGATTAAATCCCTTGAATGGGGAAACAAAATTCCTACTGGTGTCTTTTACAAGAATAGTCTCGTTTCTCCTTATACTGAAAGATTAAAAGATAAAATTCCAAATTATCTGGAAAATCCTCCTGCAAAACAAAATATCTCAAAAAATGGTCGGTCAAATACTGATATCTCAAAAATATTAGATTCTCTTGAAGTATAG
- a CDS encoding cytidine deaminase, whose amino-acid sequence MQLTVLPLLAERMEKQFDVFKTLLKTLEKNHSKLIEGDVLVISTKYISNSQGRIVDLENVRASKKGMEISKEFRLKPEIAEIIIRESDKIFGGIGGFVITSSNNIMAPNAGIDKSNAKKGKAILYPTSPYLIAEEIRRKIFLKFFIHVGIILVDSRLMPARIGTSGVAISCAGIEPVLDMRSKKDLDGNPLKVTFQAVVDNLATIANHKMGEGAESKPFAIVRNSDARLTDRKINPSEMAISPDQCVYVRGLSNSMKTED is encoded by the coding sequence GTGCAGTTAACGGTTTTGCCCCTGCTGGCAGAAAGAATGGAAAAGCAATTCGATGTTTTTAAGACATTGTTAAAAACTTTAGAAAAAAATCATTCTAAATTGATAGAGGGAGACGTGCTGGTCATCTCAACGAAGTACATCTCAAACTCGCAAGGAAGGATCGTAGATCTTGAGAATGTCAGAGCCTCAAAAAAAGGCATGGAAATTTCAAAGGAATTTCGATTAAAACCTGAAATTGCTGAAATAATAATCAGAGAGTCTGACAAAATTTTTGGAGGAATTGGAGGATTTGTAATCACCTCATCAAACAACATCATGGCACCAAATGCAGGAATTGATAAATCAAATGCAAAAAAGGGTAAAGCCATCTTGTATCCGACATCACCATATCTCATCGCAGAGGAAATTCGAAGAAAAATTTTCTTGAAGTTTTTCATCCATGTGGGAATAATTTTGGTCGATAGCAGGCTGATGCCTGCCAGAATCGGCACGTCAGGGGTTGCAATATCATGTGCAGGAATTGAACCGGTTTTGGACATGAGATCAAAAAAGGATCTGGACGGCAATCCGCTAAAGGTCACATTTCAAGCAGTAGTGGACAACCTTGCAACAATAGCAAATCACAAGATGGGAGAGGGAGCAGAATCCAAACCGTTTGCAATAGTGAGAAATTCAGATGCGAGGCTTACTGACAGAAAAATCAATCCCTCAGAGATGGCCATATCACCCGATCAGTGCGTGTACGTAAGGGGATTGTCAAATTCCATGAAAACTGAAGACTAG
- a CDS encoding homoaconitate hydratase family protein yields MNIVEKILARGAGKSSVSPDDVVFAHVDKVMMHDVSGPGVIKVFDKLKKQGISVDKLWDPTKVWVAEDHFVPSAEKMSAENIVKLSNFTKQYGIEKHFKYGMGQYGICHTISHEEAMVMPGDVYVGGDSHTNTTGALGAFACGLGHTDIAYILLNGQIWFKVPETFYFKLNGKLPDHVMAKDLILKIVGEIGTDGGAYQTMQFGGSGIDEMSVESRLTLCNMTTEAGAKNGIVEPDQKVVDYLSQRGAININLIKGDDDAEYSKIFEFEGSEMEPTVAKPFSPDNTCVVREAPSVELDKSYIGSCTGAKYEDLEAAARILKGRKVKIRTEVLPAAISIYQRAMENGLLKIFLDAGVTVGPPTCGACCGAHMGVLAKDEICISTTNRNFPGRMGHVESQTYLASPLVAAASAVTGKLTDPRDLQ; encoded by the coding sequence ATGAACATTGTGGAGAAGATTCTTGCCCGTGGAGCCGGAAAATCTTCAGTTTCTCCCGATGATGTAGTTTTTGCCCATGTAGATAAAGTGATGATGCATGATGTCTCGGGACCTGGGGTGATTAAGGTATTTGATAAACTAAAGAAACAAGGAATATCTGTTGACAAACTATGGGATCCTACCAAAGTTTGGGTAGCTGAAGATCATTTTGTTCCATCGGCAGAAAAAATGTCCGCTGAAAATATTGTAAAACTATCAAACTTTACAAAACAATATGGAATTGAAAAGCATTTCAAGTACGGGATGGGCCAATATGGAATTTGTCATACTATATCCCATGAGGAGGCCATGGTGATGCCCGGCGATGTATATGTCGGAGGTGATTCTCACACAAATACCACTGGTGCCTTGGGGGCTTTTGCTTGCGGTTTGGGACATACAGACATTGCTTATATTTTACTAAATGGACAAATTTGGTTTAAGGTTCCTGAAACTTTTTACTTTAAGCTAAATGGAAAATTACCTGATCATGTAATGGCAAAGGATCTAATTTTGAAGATTGTTGGAGAAATTGGAACGGATGGTGGAGCATATCAAACGATGCAATTTGGAGGTAGTGGCATAGATGAAATGTCTGTGGAAAGCAGGTTGACTTTGTGTAATATGACAACTGAAGCTGGAGCAAAGAACGGAATTGTAGAACCTGATCAAAAAGTCGTAGATTATCTGTCTCAGCGTGGAGCAATAAACATCAATTTGATTAAGGGTGATGACGATGCTGAATATTCTAAGATCTTTGAATTTGAAGGTTCTGAAATGGAACCGACCGTTGCAAAACCCTTTTCTCCAGATAATACGTGCGTTGTTCGGGAAGCACCGTCTGTTGAATTAGACAAGTCCTACATTGGATCTTGCACTGGTGCAAAATATGAAGATTTGGAGGCTGCCGCAAGAATACTCAAGGGAAGAAAAGTAAAGATTCGGACAGAAGTTTTACCTGCTGCAATTTCGATTTATCAGCGTGCCATGGAAAATGGATTGCTAAAAATTTTTCTTGATGCCGGCGTGACTGTTGGACCTCCAACTTGCGGAGCCTGCTGTGGTGCACATATGGGGGTATTGGCAAAAGATGAAATTTGTATAAGCACCACAAACAGAAATTTCCCTGGAAGGATGGGTCATGTGGAATCTCAAACATACCTTGCATCTCCATTGGTGGCCGCAGCCTCAGCCGTAACTGGAAAGCTTACTGATCCGAGGGATTTGCAATGA
- the leuD gene encoding 3-isopropylmalate dehydratase small subunit (catalyzes the isomerization between 2-isopropylmalate and 3-isopropylmalate in leucine biosynthesis), producing the protein MKGNIIKYDRDNIDTDVIIPGQYLKVHDYAELATHAMEGLDPDFHSKVKEGDFILSGKNFGCGSSREHAPIALSHSGIKAVLALSFARIFYRNAVDGAFLLPIEIEQDAYDGISEGDEVTIDVSANEIKNITKNQTYKMKPFSEIIGKIIAAGGLFKYKLDQD; encoded by the coding sequence ATGAAAGGAAATATCATAAAATATGATCGAGACAATATTGATACTGACGTAATCATTCCAGGTCAGTATCTTAAGGTGCATGATTATGCAGAGCTTGCAACGCATGCCATGGAAGGACTGGATCCTGATTTTCATTCCAAAGTTAAAGAAGGTGATTTTATTTTATCTGGTAAGAATTTTGGATGTGGTTCGTCTCGTGAGCATGCGCCTATTGCATTATCTCATTCAGGAATAAAGGCAGTCTTGGCATTGTCGTTTGCACGAATCTTTTATCGTAATGCTGTGGATGGCGCATTTTTGCTACCTATTGAGATTGAGCAGGATGCATATGATGGTATTTCTGAAGGTGACGAGGTCACAATAGATGTTTCTGCAAATGAGATTAAAAATATTACAAAAAATCAGACATACAAGATGAAGCCATTTTCAGAAATTATTGGCAAGATAATTGCTGCTGGTGGACTGTTCAAGTATAAACTCGATCAGGATTAA